The Zootoca vivipara chromosome 16, rZooViv1.1, whole genome shotgun sequence genome has a segment encoding these proteins:
- the SMC2 gene encoding structural maintenance of chromosomes protein 2 gives MYVKSIVLEGFKSYAQRTEVNDFDPLFNAITGLNGSGKSNILDSICFLLGITNLSQVRASNLQDLVYKNGQAGITKATVSITFDNFDKKQSPLGFEIHDEIVVTRQVVIGGRNKYLINGVNANNTRVQDLFCSVGLNVNNPHFLIMQGRITKVLNMKPPEILAMIEEAAGTRMYECKKLSAQKTIEKKEAKLKEICTLLEEEITPTLQKLKEERASYLEYQKVMREIEHLSHLYVAYQFVLAEEIKARAGDLLKEMEGNIAKVQEEMVENEKKVKELGTEIAEMEKKRDKEFSGILHALEEALAEVQRTDTKVQSTLDIKKQNLQSEEKKRKELVKCMEEDSKSLVSKEKEVNKITDALSALQEANNKEMEALTAAQQHFNAVSAGLSSNEDGEEATFAGQIMACKNDMSKAETEAKQAQMKLKHAQQELKTKQAEVKKMDAGYKKDQDTFEAVKRQKEKLENEMKKLNYEEKKEENLLEKQKELSRVVNRLRESYETLMSRFPNLRFEYRDPENNWNQDRVKGLVASLVTVNDISTATALEVVAGGRLYNVVVDTELTGKKLLEKGELKRRYTIIPLNKISARCVGKEAIRAAKTLVGEDNVHLALSLVGYESEIQKAMEYVFGGTLVCDNMDNAKRVTFDKRIMTKTVTLGGDTFDPQGTLSGGARPQSASVLSKLQEVKDVQQELKAKEAELQSIRKELGSLQGTAEKYRQLKQQWEIKSEEAELLQTKLQQSSYYKQQEELNTLKNTIEESEETLKKTKEVQKKTEEKLKVLENKMKNAEAEREKELKNAQQKLDGAKKKADASSKKMKEKEQEAEALALELEELKREQNSYTQQIEAVNEAIKLFQEQIEVISAEVAKNKEAVKNAEEELAKQKAVVMAQDKEIKAKSTEAVKYKEQNNKAQLKIKELEHNVSKHKQEASDASAKVAKMLNDYEWIASEKNLFGQPNTAYDFKTNNPKEAGQRLQKLQEKKEKLGRNVNMRAMNMLTEAEERYNDLMKKKRIVENDKSKILATIVELDQKKNETLNVAWQKVNKDFGSIFSTLLPGSNAMLSPPEGQTVLDGLEFKVALGNTWKENLTELSGGQRSLVALSLILAMLLFKPAPIYILDEVDAALDLSHTQNIGQMLRTHFRHSQFIVVSLKDGMFNNANVLYKTKFVDGISTVARYTQAPNSGAAQPRGEKTKAKRQRAEAAV, from the exons GTGCGAGCTTCTAACTTGCAAGATCTGGTTTACAAAAATGGCCAAGCTGGGATTACCAAAGCTACAGTATCAATCACTTTTGATAATTTTGACAAGAAGCAGAGTCCACTCGGGTTTGAGATTCATGATGAGATTGTAGTAACAAGGCAG GTGGTGATTGGAGGCAGAAATAAATATCTAATCAATGGTGTGAATGCAAATAATACTCGAGTACAAGATCTATTCTGCTCTGTTGGACTGAATGTCAATAATCCTCACTTTCTTATTATGCAG GGACGGATTACCAAAGTTCTCAATATGAAGCCTCCAGAG ATTTTGGCTATGATTGAAGAAGCAGCTGGCACTAGGATGTATGAATGCAAGAAATTATCTGCCCAGAAAACCATTGAGAAAAAAGAGGCAAAACTTAAAGAAATTTGCACG CTTTTGGAGGAAGAAATCACACCCACcttgcagaagctgaaagag GAACGAGCCTCTTACTTGGAGTACCAAAAGGTCATGAGAGAGATTGAACACCTGAGTCATCTGTACGTTGCATATCAGTTTGTGTTGGCTGAAGAAATCAAGGCACGTGCTGGTGATCTGCTAAAGGAAATGGAAGGGAATATTGCAAAAGTCCAGGAAGAGATGGTTGAGAATGAGAAGAAAGTGAAGGAACTTGGCACAGAAATAGccgaaatggaaaagaaaagggatAAA GAATTTAGTGGTATTCTCCATGCACTAGAAGAAGCTCTTGCAGAAGTTCAGAGAACAGATACTAAAGTGCAAAGCACGCTTGACATCAAAAAGCAAAACTTGCAAAGTGAAGAAAAAAAGCGTAAAGAGCTGGTTAAATGCATGGAAGAG GACTCTAAATCTTTAGTCTCGAAGGAAAAAGAGGTAAACAAGATTACGGATGCACTGAGTGCTCTACAGGAGGCAAATAATAAAGAGATGGAGGCTTTAACTGCAGCACAGCAACACTTCAATGCTGTATCTGCTGGTCTGTCCAGCAATGAAGATGGGGAAGAGGCTACTTTTGCTGGACAGATAATGGCTTGCAAAAACGATATGAGCAAagcagaaacagaagcaaaacaa GCTCAGATGAAGCTGAAACATGCTCAACAAGAGCTAAAGACCAAACAAGCTGAAGTGAAAAAAATGGATGCTGGCTACAAGAAGGATCAAGACACCTTTGAAGCTGTCAAAAGGCAGAAAGAGAAActagaaaatgaaatgaagaaactCAACTATGAAG agaaaaaagaagagaacCTCTTGGAAAAACAAAAGGAGTTGTCCCGCGTGGTTAACCGCTTGAGAGAGTCCTATGAAACGTTAATGAGCAGGTTCCCCAACCTACGCTTTGAGTACAG AGATCCAGAAAATAACTGGAACCAAGATCGTGTGAAAGGCCTTGTTGCATCTCTGGTTACGGTGAACGATATCTCTACAGCAACAGCACTAGAAGTAGTTGCTGGGGGTCGACTCTACAACGTTGTGGTGGACACCGAG CTTACTGGGAAAAAATTGCTAGAAAAGGGTGAGCTGAAGCGTCGCTATACCATTATTCCACTGAACAAAATTTCTGCGAGGTGTGTTGGGAAGGAAGCTATCAGAGCGGCTAAAACCTTG GTTGGTGAAGACAATGTCCATCTGGCCCTTAGTCTGGTGGGGTATGAATCTGAAATTCAAAAGGCAATGGAATACGTTTTTGGAGGCACGCTGGTTTGTGATAACATGGACAATGCCAAGAGAGTTACCTTTGACAAAAGGATAATGACAAAAACGGTCACCCTTGGTGGAGATACCTTTGATCCTCAAGGCACTCTGAGTGGAG GCGCACGACCACAATCTGCTTCGGTTTTGTCCAAGCTTCAAGAAGTAAAAGATGTGCAACAGGAATTGAAAGCAAAGGAGGCTGAACTGCAGTCAATAAGAAAGGAATTAGGAAGTCTGCAGGGGACTGCTGAAAA gtatCGTCAGCTGAAGCAGCAATGGGAGATCAAATCTGAAGAAGCAGAACTATTGCAAACCAAGTTGCAGCAAAGTTCCTATTACAAACAGCAGGAAGAATTGAATACATTGAAAAATACAATTG AGGAAAGTGAGGAGACTTTGAAGAAAACAAAAGAGGTTCAGAAAAAAACAGAGGAAAAGCTCAAAGTgctggaaaacaaaatgaaaaatgctGAAGCAGAAAGGGAAAAAGAGTTGAAAAATGCCCAGCAGAAGCTTGATGGAGCCAAAAAAAAAGCTGATGCTTCCAGCAAAAAGATGAAAGAAAAGGAGCAG GAAGCTGAAGCTTTAGCATTGGAACTTGAAGAGCTAAAACGGGAACAAAACTCTTATACGCAACAGATTGAGGCAGTGAATGAAGCTATAAAATTGTTCCAAGAGCAGATTGAGGTCATTTCAGCCGAGGTAGCAAAAAACAAG GAAGCCGTAAAGAACGCTGAAGAGGAACTGGCTAAGCAGAAAGCAGTGGTGATGGCCCAGGACAAAGAAATCAAAGCCAAATCTACAGAAGCTGTGAAATATAAGGAACAAAATAACAAGGCGCAACTTAAGATCAAGGAGCTGGAACACAATGTCAGCAAACACAAGCAGGAGGCTTCTGATGCTTCTGCGAAG gttGCCAAAATGCTGAATGACTATGAATGGATAGCTTCAGAGAAAAACCTTTTTGGCCAGCCAAACACAGCTTATGATTTCAAAACTAACAATCCAAAAGAAGCTGGCCAGAGACTTCAGAAAttgcaggaaaagaaagagaagttgGGCAGGAATGTCAACATGAGAGCTATGAACATGCTTACAGAAGCAGAAGAAAGA TACAATGACttgatgaagaagaaaagaatcgTTGAGAATGACAAGTCTAAAATTCTTGCGACAATTGTGGAACTTgaccaaaagaaaaatgaaactttAAATGTTGCTTGGCAGAAG GTAAACAAAGACTTTGGCTCAATTTTCTCAACGCTTCTGCCTGGGTCCAATGCTATGCTGTCTCCTCCTGAAGGCCAAACTGTTCTAGATGGCCTTGAGTTCAAAGTTGCTTTGGGGAACACCTGGAAGGAAAATTTAACTGAATTAAGTGGGGGCCAAAG GTCCCTTGTGGCTTTATCTTTGATATTGGCCATGCTTCTCTTCAAGCCAGCTCCAATTTACATCTTGGATGAGGTAGATGCAGCCCTTGATCTGTCACACACCCAGAATATTGGACAGATGCTTCGAACCCACTTCAGGCATTCCCAA TTCATTGTGGTATCGCTGAAGGATGGTATGTTCAACAATGCAAATGTGCTCTACAAGACAAAGTTTGTGGACGGCATTTCCACTGTGGCACGGTATACTCAGGCTCCGAATAGTGGCGCAGCACAGCCAAGAGGGGAAAAGACAAAAGCAAAGCGTCAAAGAGCAGAGGCAGCTGTCTGA